A stretch of DNA from Basfia succiniciproducens:
CACAGCCTAAACTGGATAAAGAAACCGATGAAATCGGCGAGGCGCTTGACGATTTACATGACATTTGCCAGCTTGGGTATGACGAAGAAGATAACGAAGAAGATCTGAGCGACGCTTTGGAAGAAATTATAGAATATGTGCGCACCATTGCTTCGTTATTCTATACCCATTTCCATCGTCCGCAAGCACAAGAAAAACCTGTTTTACATTAGGAAGATAGCATGGATTTAGCTTATATGGCGGAATTGCCGGCGGATGAGTTTGTATTACGCCGGCAAAAACTGGCGGCGCAACTGACGGATAATTCGGTGTTTATAGTTTTTTCCGAAGTTGAAAAACGCCGTAATAACGATTGTACTTATCCGTTTCGTCAAGATAGTTACTTTTGGTATCTCACCGGATTCAATGAACCGAATTCTGCTCTGGTAATTCAAAAAAAAGGTAAGCTTGTTGAAACCACAATATTCGTGCGCCCTTCGAATCCGCTTATGGAAATCTGGAACGGCCGTCGTTTGGGGGTTGAGCGGGCGGCTGAAAAATTACATTTAGATCAAGCCTTTTCTATTGATGATTTCGCGAGAATATTTGGTAAAATTTGCCAAAATTCGACCGCACTTTATCATTATCAAGGGTTGCAGCCTTGGGCGGATCAATTATTAGCCGAAACTTTTATTTCACCGCCGGATTATATTAACTGGGCTCCAATGTTGAATGAAATGCGTTTGTTTAAATCCGCTAATGAAGTGCGCCTTATGCAGCAAGCAGGGCAAATTACGGCATTAGGGCATATGAAAGCCATGCGTCAGACTCGCCCTAATCGGTTTGAATATGAAATCGAAAGTGAAATTTTACACGAGTTCAATCGTTTTGGGGCGAGATATCCCGCTTACACAACGATTGTCGCCGGTGGAGAAAACGCCTGTATTCTGCATTACACGGAAAACGATCAACCCCTTAAAGACGGAGATTTGGTGCTAATTGACGCCGGTTGTGAGTTTGCT
This window harbors:
- the pepP gene encoding Xaa-Pro aminopeptidase is translated as MDLAYMAELPADEFVLRRQKLAAQLTDNSVFIVFSEVEKRRNNDCTYPFRQDSYFWYLTGFNEPNSALVIQKKGKLVETTIFVRPSNPLMEIWNGRRLGVERAAEKLHLDQAFSIDDFARIFGKICQNSTALYHYQGLQPWADQLLAETFISPPDYINWAPMLNEMRLFKSANEVRLMQQAGQITALGHMKAMRQTRPNRFEYEIESEILHEFNRFGARYPAYTTIVAGGENACILHYTENDQPLKDGDLVLIDAGCEFAMYAGDITRTFPVNGKFTQAQREIYQIVLNAQKRAIELLVAGNSIQRANDEVVRIKVKGLLDLGIMRGDIDELIANNAHREFYMHGLGHWLGLDVHDVGSYSKEGQNGDRNSKVRDRPLEIGMVLTVEPGLYISPKSDVPEQYKGIGVRIEDNILITEYGNKVLTGAAPKEIEDIEALMATER